The genomic window TATCCAGAATCCGAGGGAGCATGCCATAATGGAAATGGggtataatactgatgaactcatataggcaaccaaattttgccattACCTTCTTCAAGCTTTCATGACTGGCAGTATCAAAAGCCTTGGCCAGATAATGAACATTATgtatagacctctgttctgctcatGGCATTTGTCCTGGAGTTACTGGGTCTTTTACTTgtccctttctgaagccacattggcaTCATTGTAGATCATTATCTTCTAGATGACCTCTAGAAGGACTAAAAGAGAGACATCACCACCTGCATTGTCACAGgacatctatttccttttctttaatagATATGGATAGTGGAGGTATCCTTGAACTCCTGGAGCATAACTTTCTATTGCTATATTACCCCACAGGTTTCATTCAACTTCTGGATAAATAGTGGACCTctcctactcccccccccccccccacacacacaccttgtaAATCTTAACTGAAATAGAATCAGCATTAGGTGCTTTGGTAGACAAGAGGTACCTAATGACATTGAAAATCTCTAATATCAGTTGGAAATTCAACCAGAGAGGGATTGACTTAAATTTGAGTTATATGGACAATGGTTTCAaagcattgattgatgatagtctgTTGAAAACAATATGCAAGTGCTCATCCTATATCTCTGGCATCATATTCTTAGACTAATCAATGTGGTTCCTTCAGCATTGAGATCTGCTATGGGTCTTGGGTTCATAAACAGCCCTTACAGCATCATAAACATGCTCTGAACTGTTACTGTCAGTATAAAACTGACTTGTACTTTACTTTGGATGGAATTAAACActgccttcttagagatggaCAACCTGTCCTACTGGTAAACTTTATGgagttctcctttttcatttatcagttTCTGTATTTTCCTATCACGTTTCTCAAACCAATCTTcaatgtttgtgagtgttctgacaaTAATGAGTAAATTCAGTGCTGCACACCAAACCTCTGAAAGATGCCTCACCTTTTCTGATCTGCTGTTGTTAATTTGTGTTGGCTCAGCTTTTTATGCAAATTAGTCACTGAGAAGAACTCTAAACTGTTGACCTTGTCTTCTGTAAACTGTTGCAATTTTCAACACCCTTCCAGGGATTCACCACCATGTCTGATAGTCTGTGTCtgttctagcattaaagtcacctagAATTACTAGCGTGTCCACTTTCAACACATTGATGTTGAGAGTCTTTAAGCCTTCTTAAATGTTTCTTTAGTCTCTCATCACAGTTTGTCCTTGTAGGAACATacacaatgatgatgatggtggtatggCAATTTCTGCAAGTACATTGACATAGGCCTATCCTTCACTCCTTTTAGGAGGCATACAAGTTTCATAGCACTCCCCATTACTGCAATCATTCCAGAAAATTTGATACTAGTTACAGCATCTATAAActggtcttcatttgccagccttattACACTCAAGGCCAATGTTTGCATGTGAttcctgctgagttctctcaacAAAAACTGTTTTTCAAATCTACTGAATCTCTTGTAATCCATAACTATGCACACATTTAATACAAATGGAATCATATTTGCAAAAggttttttgtgggtttttttggtatGTGTTTCAACAACACGATAGGATCCCATCTTGCCATGGTAAGTAGATCAAGGGATAGGTTAGGTGAAGCAGGTAATTTTTAGTTCAAATTCCTTCCTTATGCAAGGAGGTAAGTAGAACAGTCCTTAATAAAGGTTGCTCAGTCACCAAAGATTCTGAACCCCACTAACTGCTTCAGTTCAATGAGATTATCCTACAGCCTGTGCCAATGTACAGAGTTGTGATTACAGTTCTGTGTGTCCATACCTGCTGCTTCATCTCTTACTTGTTAACACAGGACTTTGAAGTAGGTAAAAAttgtgaaatattattattattaataataatataataatatcttTTGATTCAAGAATAAGTTGATTTTAAGTGATGTGGAATTGCACAAGGTTGTCAGCTTCACTGTCTCTTACAGTCATTAAAATCCaggggcaagacaaaagtcaaaatgcgTGGTGATAACTTAGAATGACTCTGATGTCTTTGATCTCTAATAAAGCTCTTCATGCTCCATAGTACCTTCTTCAGTCACATTCATGGACTTTGGAATAAAGTGATCTTTTCCACCTATTCTGCTTGGGGAAGTCTTCACTTGCTTGCAGTAGAGAGTATTAGCTGTGACTTGTCTGGAATGTTGTCTCTCCTCACCACTACAGTTTAATTCCCTGCCCTCCCCTTCTTTCAACACAGCCCAAATCCCATCATCTATAGGTTTTTCCTTCTCTACAGAGTTAATAGTACCTTCCTGTAGGAGATTAACCTTTCTTTTACTATGCACTTTATTTATATAGCCGCAAACTAAAGGCAGTATCAAtgtattgctttctttttattatctttactTAATATAGTACTCAGTATACATACAAGGTTAAGAAGATCCCCACAGCATTGGCTAGACTCAGTTTGGAAGACTGAAAGGAAGATATAGACAAGAATTGCATGGAATAGGCAGACAAAATGTATGTTTTGTTGTGGGGAGTATCTTTGATAACCAATACTGAGGActtcatactcttttttttattagatttttttaatgagtCTTCTCCCATAGAATTTCAAACTTGACAACATATCATTCCTCCAATTGTTGAAGACCTTTAGTTAAAGGGAACATACTTAAGGTAGAGCATTGCTCAATTAATTCTTAATTgtaaggaaagttttttttttctcacatcaAATCTATATCTTACTCTTAAATACATTCACATTTACTCTGGATTCGAGCAGACAAATCTAATCCCACTTCCACATTATGGTAGagctattcatatattttaaggCAGTTATCGTTTCACCCATAGTCCTCATTTTCTCCTGGTGCCTCTGTCTGAATCGCCTGTCGTTTAGAGTGCCAAATTCCTCCTTTTCtcaactctcctttcccttccccctccttcctcttcttcactTTTATTTACTATCAGTAGATTTGTCTTTTAGAATGGGTACGGCTTCTTAGTATAACAGATTGAAAATCAACTTTTCTATTGGCTACTCTAAATGAACCAATCAGAGGGTTTTATTTTCGCGCTCAGTATGCTTTATATAGCGAGCACTTCAAGTACTTGGTGCATTGGGTCTTTTACTCCCTTGTTTTGTACCTTTCATTTTGTAACCATGTCCGGACGAGGAAAGCAAGGCGGCAAATCGCGGGCTAAAGCAAAGTCGCGCTCTTCTAGGGCTGGCTTGCAGTTCCCAGTAGGCCGTGTCCATCGGCTTCTCCGAAAAGGCAGCTATTCTGAGCGAGTAGGAGCCGGAGCACCCGTCTACTTAGCCGCGGTCCTAGAGTATCTGACAGCTGAGATCCTGGAGTTGGCAGGCAACGCGGCCCGGGATAACAAGAAGACGCGCATTATTCCTCGCCATCTTCAACTGGCCATACGAAACGACGAGGAGCTTAACAAGTTGTTGGGCAAAGTGACCATTGCCCAGGGTGGTGTTCTGCCAAACATTCAGGCGGTGTTGCTGCCCAAGAAGACCGAGAGCCACCATAAAACTAAAGGCAAATAAGTCGTTTGGTACAATCCTGTGTTTTTACCCCTCTTCTTTCTGAAAACCAAAGGCTCTTTTGAGAGCCAACCACATTTTCAGCGAAAGAGTTGTGCGTAGTgcgttttttttaaagtgattatgCAACCAAGTAAAACATAGAATTAACTACATATAAATAATTTGCAAGGGATAGGCCTAAGGTCTGATTAAGTAAAACCATTTGAAGCTAAAATCAGATTTGCCTTTAATAAAGGTGTTTCTGAGGGAACACATTgtctttttccttaaaatttctaAAGGTTCCTCTACCCTATTTTGTCTTGCATATAAATTACTTAATTTGTCAGATCAAAGAGATGccagaaaaatcttattaaagtTCCTTAAAGTGTTTCTAGGTTCTCCAATTCTTAAGAATTTCCCTGTCATAAAAGCAAGGTCCATTCCAAGCACCCTACTGATCATACATAAAGGTGGGAGGAATAGAATTTCCAACAAAATGCAGTTATAGGTCCAGGGTACTACACCTCTCCATAGAAGTTGAGGAAAGAAACTAGTTCTCCATTGCCTGCCTCGCTCTTTGTCTTAACCTCGCTTTCTGTACACGGAGGATTTAATGGTTCGAATTGGAAACAGACCTAGTTTAGAGCAGACCAAAAGTTGAAGCCAAATTGTCTTTCAACTCATCGCTAGcagctgggggggaggggagataatACCAGATTTccgtttcctttttttgttttctgaggGAATAACCTTAAGTTTCTCCTTCCCAAGTCCCACTTCCAGAGACTCGGGAAGAGAAAGCTTTAAGTCCTTGGGAGGAAGGAAATGTACAATTTATCTGTGCTATAGGCAGCCAGGAATTCTAGCAAACCCACCTCAGTACTGGAATGGTggtttaaaggaagaaaaggaaatcagatttgaatactTTTGGAGTAGCGGTACCAGACCTCGGCTAAAAAGAACCAGGGGGTTGGATTTGGGAAGGAGTGAAGTAGTGCTTTGTTATGCCTCCTCCTTCACCCCGCTCCATTCCACCACAAACCTCCACAACCAATTCCTCACCCCCTAATACCAGCTCCTCCAGCGCCCAGTAtccctagagaaaagaaaattctctagCTCAGCTTGAGCTCAATTTGCCGCCTAAATTCTAGCACCCACCACAGGGGATAGTAACCGTGtctttgtttctgtgtgtgtgtctgtgtgtgtgctaTGAACCCCTTTTGATAGTATGGGAAAACCATTCTCAGAATGGTTTCTTCAGGTGCCCTGAAATCTATCTACAGATCAACTTTAGCAACCGTGAATCCCAGGCTTAAAAGTTTTGATCTAGTGGAGAGAGCCTTGGACTTAGGGTCGAACTGTATTTGACTTTTGGGTAATTTGTTTCATTATCTGGgagttaattttttcttctttaaactgAGTTAATTTATGGCCATATTGCTAGAGCTTGAAATTATAACATTGAAATGACTGAAGTCACATAAAGACAGAGCCTTGAAATCTCTGGGAAATTCTCATACCATTCAGCAAAATGGACTATATTTAGTAGTACTTcataagaaataggaaaattttggttttttaatgattttattaacCTTATATCACTGTTTtggaaataaaaatcaatttaaaaaaagtacatCCGTGATCCTACACCCTCTGGGTTTCTTACAAGACGTgatttaggtaaaaaaaaaattataaaataaaaagaatgtttctgtctctatctcctgGATTTTGTTGGTAGTTCACAGAACATCTGGTGGTGTCTGCTTTAATACAAACCATTCTTTCAATAACAGGtcgaaatacaaaaaaaaagcaaaagttctTTTAAATGTCCAGAAAGACCAATCACAAGCCAGCGCGTTTTTAAACtgttaaagggggaaaaaaaagaaaccagtttTATTCTCATGATCGCTTTAATTCTAGAAGCAAGAAAGATCTTCAGAATTGACTTTGCTTTTTAAACTGGCTTTTTACTCGCGGGAATTAGAGGATTGAATTAAAAACCAATTAAAATATAACGCGGGAATTTTGAATGTTCTTTTAACCAATCAGGAGAGAGTCACTTCTATAAATAAGCTCAGCACTATTTCAATTGCACTTATAAGTACAAAGAGCTTGCATTTGGAGTGCTTGTGAAATGGCTCGCACTAAGCAAACTGCCCGCAAATCCACTGGAGGAAAAGCTCCCCGCAAGCAGCTGGCTACCAAAGCAGCCCGCAAAAGTGCTCCTGCCACGGGCGGCGTGAAGAAGCCTCACCGCTACCGGCCCGGCACCGTGGCGCTGCGGGAGATCCGGCGCTACCAGAAGTCCACGGAGCTGCTGATCCGCAAGCTGCCCTTCCAGCGGCTGGTGCGCGAGATCGCTCAGGACTTCAAGACCGACCTGCGCTTCCAAAGCTCGGCCGTGATGGCCTTGCAGGAGGCGAGTGAATCATACCTTGTTGGTCTCTTTGAAGACACCAACCTGTGCGCCATCCATGCCAAGAGGGTTACCATTATGCCCAAGGACATCCAATTAGCTCGCCGTATTCGCGGGGAGAGGGCTTAAGCCAGAAGGCGCAAAATAGAATCCAAAGGCTCTTTTAAGAGCCACATGTCTTCTCAAAGAGACCTGTAATGTCACTTAAAAGAAACAGTCAATAGATTGCCATCCTAAATGCGAATTGCTTTTATTCTGACTTTTTAAATAAGTGTTTTTTGGTGTTAACCATTTTTATCAGGATAAAATAACTTAGTATGCTAAAGTAAGCTACATTTATGTGCTTCTAGACAACTTGGGTCTTGGTTTTGGTtctaagtacaattttttttttgctaagcatggtttttataattttatgaagATGCCAGGCACCCCAGAATTCCTCTACTTATTACAAAAACTTCAGATCCTGACTGGATTCTTAGAGGTGAGATGAATAGAAGCAGCTCTTGGACGATGGCCTttgttttttcagtaaaatagaaAGCACCTTTCTCCATTGTAGTGTAGGAAGTGGTAGCCTGAGTAGATTTGAGGAAGAGAGGATTTTTGGAAAAGCCCCTGTCCTTAGCAGAGTGGGAGATTGATTAGGGAGATTTCTGCTTCAGTGAAGGCCAGTTGTAAGGCACTGAAGTCTACCTTTGGGGATCAGAATAGAGGCAGCTCAAAATGATCCAAGGCTGAGACTTGGCCCAACTAGTAGTATCATAGTGTCAAAGGACATTGATACAGGGGGTAATAACTTTGGAAGACTGCAGTTCCAAATCGCTTTTCAAAATGGCTGGACCTCAGCTAGCTAGgtggactgagttcaaatcctacttcagacacttaattgcctagctgtgtgaccttggggcaaatcacttcaccccattgtcttgcaaaaaaaaaaccccaataattaATGGACCAACCTAAAACTCCTCCAGCTGTATACTTATCTGCCTGTTTCCTCAGCCACtccattatttatcattttcctcttgtTATCTTTGCCAGTTTGATAGGCATGAAACAATCTCAGAGTTTGCATTCTTCAAATTAGTggtttgaaagtttttttaaagcttatttgaaaattgcctgtccatatcttttgatcatttatcattatttgtaaatattagGCCTATGTCATCaaaacttgctgcaaagatttcCTTAACTCATAACTTTTAAACTTAGCTGCATTCAATATGGActacaaattattaaaaaaaatcttatttaaatagCAAAAATTTTCTTCAgcccattaaaaaagaaaaataaaaccctggTAATTAAGAAGGACTGTTCCtgcattgaccatgtccaaagaAATATATATCTTAATCACAGTGAGCTCATCTCCTCCCTGTTTGGAAGTTGTAATGTATGTAATCATAATCATGAATCTTCTAGAATTAGATtcggtcattgtgttgatcagtttcttatagccttttcaaaaaaagaaaagagtagtaTGAAAGGAGTATACTCAAAACCAAGACTTTGGATTGAATGCAAATGCTTTCACTATTCTGCTACCATTTCAAATGAAGATGAGATTCAAAAGtcacctccccccttcctccttgTTTGTATTGGAGTCAGGCTTTAGTAGATAGAAGCTAGTTAATGGAAATATTGCtagaggaaaagatttaagatgaaggAGAGGGAAATTTGTTGCATCTGGAACAGAGAATGGAAGAAGTATTTGGTTGAAACTTTTGGGTGTGTGTTGAGGGAACTAAGAATGAGGAAATCTGGTTGTGTGTGAGTGGTGGGGTAAACAAGGTTTTGAGATAGATATATGTCTATAGCTAATCCTATAATTCTGAAGTGGGGATAATAAAGCAGTCAGTTCTGCTCTGAGAGAACCTTGTGCCTGTCTGTGAGTCTAGAGCAGATCGCCCTTGGGGTGAGCAGGGCAGTTCTTCAAATGAAATCTATACTCCCAAAGGTATTCATATCAGATTTTCCCTTCTATCTTCAAACCCTCAACACTTATTCTTTCCCACCCTCTCAGTCAAATTTCAAATGGGAAAGAGGTAAAACAGGGTTTGCCATCTCCTAACCCGGAGGTACTCAGCTTCCCTAAGTTCCCCTACTCAGggcttctaggtggcacagtggatagagcactggccttggaatcaggaggacagttaactctgattgctttgaatccaaggctatctccagttgtcctgatcagatgactctagaggagaaagtgagactggtgacttagcccaacacccttcactcaaatccaattcatgtgcttgtcatggcatcacctcccctgatgtcatgatcttcttctagaatgaaggagaaaaacatCAGATGGTTCCTCAATCATATGAGTAAATGTAATTTCCTTTAATTGAGTGCATAGCCAGTAAAGACATTGGATAAGTCAATATTATCTCTCCATTTCCTGCATAGTCTTTCCTGTTGCATCAAGAGAGTAAATATTACATAGTTTATCCACAGTTTGAGCACCATGAAGTGAAGAGGGACACCTCTTCACAAAGGAGACaactttcctcccctctccaattAGATTCTGACTGGAATGTTTGTCTTGggtttctttgttgttgttgttttttccttgtttttatccTCAATATCATCAGTGATCCTATTGAATCATGAATTTCAGCCATGGTAACCCCACACCCAAATTCCAGACAGGATGATTCAGCCAGCTGAGAAAGTTGATTTAATGAGTGAGGTCCCCTACTCAAGTTCTAATTAGTGCAAATCAATCTGATATGTTTATAACTTTTGTATATTAGGTCCTAGAGCTGTGAAGTGCAGATGGTAAGATACCCTTGTGCAACCATAGGAAGCTAGCTAGGGGGCCTTTCACTCTTGTTTTTCCTTGTCTTGGTGACAAAATCCAGTGTGGCAGAGGTAATTCAACTACACAGaaacaatcaatttatttttgtttctctgaaCCATTCTCATGATCCTTTTGTGTCCATTTTTTGACTGCCTTATAACCATCTAGTCAATATGTATAGCCCTCCTACCAATTACTCCTATTTGACCTAAGGAGTTTGTCCATCTTATAACCACCTAGTCAGCAAAGATATTTTTGCCTTGCCCAATTCATAACTCTGCTGAcattgttttgcttattttaccTTATTCTAGTCTATATGTTATGTCAACCAATGAAATGATTCCAAGTTTAAGATATGAGTGACCCATAAAACAAGGTCTTGGAAGGAAAGGGCATCTTAGATCATGAAGAAGATCTGAGTCCACTTCAATGAAGGTGACCCTTTAATAGAGAGCAATTGGCTCAGAGCTctgtttcagtctttttttagtACAAGCAAGACAATTTTAGTCACTTTACAGCTAGCCTGACAGAAGAGCCCTGAGAAGCCAGGGTCCCAGGAACTTTTGTCCAAGGAGATTTGGACCTTAGAACTACTCTATTGGGACCTTAACTAAATCATGAATGTTATGCTTTCCCCTCTCCCTTGAGACTAAAATGGTGTGGGAAGAGATTCAACCTATCATGTTGAGGAGTAAgttgtttttatatgtattaaTGTACCCTtgtagcaaaatttattttgttaaaaactaATCCTACTCTTAGTGGTTAAATGGAATTTGGGAGCAGGAGACCCATGGCTAAAACTGGGTGAATACTATTAGTGAAAGCTGGAATCAATGGGAGAGAGCCTTTAGAATTAGAAGTCTGAAAGAAGGGGTGAACCTTTGGAATTAGAAGTCTGAAGGAAGGggtgaaatataaaatacatggccTTCATTCAGTGTAACAACACTTGCCTCCATCAAGATTTTCAGGGGTctttggaacctgacaggaggaaCAGAGTTAGCAAAAGGAATTGAGTAAACACAAGGGTTTGAAGGCAGAAGCAGGTTGACTGTCTgctgctcagatttatttttatagtctcagaatcatataagcatcaagcaagcaagctaagatcatttccttggttacaaaagtttacaattttcattatcaatcatatatttcatgtggttacaagtttgatcatgtagttcACGTGGTTACAAATTTCATtatgtggttacaagtttaatcttatccctgctcagaccatgatgatCTTAACCTGTCTGTCACCTAATTTGTTGCTGCattgtaaagttattaattaagcaatttatttaaaattattaattaagcaGAACATTCCTAATAATAATCTCtgatataattcatttaatggaatgctttgtatgtttctgtgtatgtaatattttttgatatgctcccttgacaacctatagtaagggtagttatgtttgtccacccatccattgactccttcaataaccaatttccTTTCAGCCTTTGTTAGTAGACAccatggtttctatgactttttttattctttcctaataAACTAAGACTcttagagttcacatatcagtcacctatactgactattctttcaccatctttatcatatattcctgtgtatgataagagGGGCAAAACTGTTGATTTCCCAGGATTCTACCTAATCCAtcttgtatctcttttccttgtatatattctgacatctccctggaattcccagtgctgcattttccaaagatttcataatgttggaaTCTTTTGTATGCCTCCAGGGGAGGCAGTcttgttaaatttggacagagtttacaatccgtattattcaaggaatttccttggaatccttcctttatagttatTCTACTATTacgatgagtaagttttgcaatcaatattaATCCTACGAATATTGGTATATATGGAAtcccctatatatattgaagaaggaaatgttgttccatcaggcagtatagctgccttgagtcttcttgctgtgactgtgtcaagcagcttagagaccctTGCTCCCAACAAAGATTAGAGTGCTCTTTTCCCTTTGTCTATATCTAAAACAAGGAgcacttaggtggtgcagtggatagcactgatcttagagtcaggaggatggaagtttgaatccagcctcaaacatttgatTCTGGCTAGCtgggtgaacttgggcaagtcacttaaccccgattgtcTATCATCCTACTTCTTGTCTGGCTACTAGATCCAGAtgggctctggagaagaaagtgaggctggtaacagcacagcatccctctcactcaaaatccaattcatgtgcttgtcatggtatcacctccctgatgtcatggtcttcttcagaaatgaaggacaaacattattataccaaaattaaagcaaaacaaaactaacagtcaagccactactgtcatgcctccagctcaattttattactacttagctattacatatatactgttaggtcttccgggggtagaacaaagaataatgagggaatTGGGGGGAGCTGCACAAGCAGTGTGTATGTGCAgcgtcttgcattacaggataagagTGTACATTAgtggggaggtggtaaaacacagctgtgtctagtgcccttggtctatGGGGctgaatgtccagctcccaaggactccagctcaacctatctctcagggtggcatgccagctcctgagactgtccagttGGTGGtccgttagaatagcctgtgtacccacataaGTTCTTGTCAAAGATGTGGCCTCTAAGCCAAATCCTCTATGTGTACCCTTTACCCATCCTATCTGTGTTCTCCAGATTGCCCTCAGAAATCATtaccctttctctcttcctgtctACTCATTCTTGCCTTTTTCTTACAAATATGAACAAGACTGATGGTAGAACTGTCCAGAAGACAGTTGGAAATCTGGGATAAAAGCTCAAGAAATGAGGGCTGGaggatttgggagtcatctgcatagagataactTAATCTGTGACCAAAATTCTGAGACAAATTTACTGCTGACTAGGTTCTGATGCCAATCATCAATCAACTACTCAGAGATTAGAACATTTACTTCAGTGAATTCTTAGCATTTATTCATCAAATCCTGAGCATCAACAACCTTAAATAGAATATGAATACAGAAGCAAGATGAATATGGAACTTTAATGAGAGCAGAGGAGGAAGGTAAGgatttacagataaaaaaaacaagaagggaAGATATGCATGTCTGTTTCAGGAAAGTCAGGGAATCAGTTGGTCAAAACTGGAGCTGTGTTTTGCTTTTCaagcttgattttttttgcagACTTCAGCAGGAGACATAACCAAAATGGTAACAGGAAGTTCAAGTTAGAGTCTGAGGAAAAGTTTAGCAGAGTGGAGGCAAAAAGCCTGAGCCAGAAATTCTCTTATCATAAATCTGAAAGTGTCTTTCAATTCAACAGGAACAAGactgaggagaaagaaaacagg from Macrotis lagotis isolate mMagLag1 chromosome 2, bilby.v1.9.chrom.fasta, whole genome shotgun sequence includes these protein-coding regions:
- the LOC141511546 gene encoding histone H3-like, which produces MARTKQTARKSTGGKAPRKQLATKAARKSAPATGGVKKPHRYRPGTVALREIRRYQKSTELLIRKLPFQRLVREIAQDFKTDLRFQSSAVMALQEASESYLVGLFEDTNLCAIHAKRVTIMPKDIQLARRIRGERA
- the LOC141511545 gene encoding histone H2A type 1-like, whose product is MSGRGKQGGKSRAKAKSRSSRAGLQFPVGRVHRLLRKGSYSERVGAGAPVYLAAVLEYLTAEILELAGNAARDNKKTRIIPRHLQLAIRNDEELNKLLGKVTIAQGGVLPNIQAVLLPKKTESHHKTKGK